The following are encoded together in the Raineyella sp. LH-20 genome:
- the dnaN gene encoding DNA polymerase III subunit beta — MKFEVDRDVLAESVAWVARSLPTRPSIPILAGLMIHAEGESLTLSSFDYETSARVDLPATVHDEGTALVSGRLLADITRSLPHAGVSVDTSGAAMELTCGSAHFTLQLLPTDDYPMLPAMPTETGTVPSDALAEAVSQVAVAAGRDELLPIFTGVRVEIDGDTLSMLATDRYRMALKELTWNPARSDFRGNALVPAKVLSEAAKSMSGGETVSIALSQPGSGEGIIGLAGESHGTRRRITTRLLDGEFPKVRHLMDIQAALTVRCATADLIDAAKRVALVAERNSPLRMVMGEDTVTLEAASGDHAHASEQIEAQLDSTGEPMIAAGFNPQYLLDALGALDAAYVNFSFTQPGKPCLLTGVAGAIGDPLLDYRHVIMLMRLPD, encoded by the coding sequence GTGAAGTTCGAAGTCGACCGCGACGTGTTGGCGGAGTCCGTTGCCTGGGTCGCCCGGAGCCTGCCGACGCGCCCGTCGATCCCGATCCTGGCCGGCCTGATGATCCACGCCGAGGGCGAGTCGCTGACCCTGTCCAGCTTCGACTACGAGACCTCGGCCCGAGTCGACCTGCCCGCCACCGTGCACGACGAGGGCACCGCCCTGGTGTCCGGACGACTGCTCGCCGACATCACCCGCTCCCTGCCGCATGCCGGCGTCTCGGTCGACACCTCCGGCGCGGCGATGGAACTGACCTGTGGCAGCGCCCACTTCACCCTGCAGCTGCTGCCGACCGACGACTACCCGATGCTGCCGGCGATGCCCACCGAGACCGGCACGGTGCCCAGCGACGCGCTGGCCGAGGCCGTCTCCCAAGTCGCCGTCGCCGCCGGCCGTGACGAGCTGCTGCCGATCTTCACCGGTGTCCGTGTCGAGATCGACGGGGACACCCTGTCCATGCTCGCCACCGACCGCTATCGGATGGCCCTCAAGGAGCTCACCTGGAACCCGGCCCGGTCCGACTTCCGTGGCAACGCACTGGTCCCGGCCAAGGTGCTCTCCGAGGCGGCCAAGTCGATGTCGGGCGGCGAGACGGTCAGCATCGCCCTGTCCCAGCCGGGCAGCGGCGAGGGGATCATCGGCCTGGCCGGTGAGTCCCACGGCACTCGGCGCCGGATCACCACCCGCCTGCTGGACGGCGAGTTCCCGAAGGTGCGCCACCTGATGGACATCCAGGCCGCGCTGACCGTACGGTGCGCTACCGCCGACCTGATCGACGCGGCCAAGCGTGTCGCCCTGGTGGCCGAGCGCAACTCGCCGCTGCGGATGGTGATGGGGGAGGACACCGTCACTCTGGAGGCGGCCAGCGGCGACCATGCGCACGCGTCGGAGCAGATCGAGGCCCAGTTGGACAGCACCGGCGAGCCGATGATCGCGGCCGGCTTCAACCCGCAGTACCTGCTCGACGCCCTGGGCGCGCTGGACGCGGCGTACGTGAACTTCTCCTTCACCCAGCCGGGCAAGCCCTGCCTGCTGACCGGCGTGGCCGGCGCCATCGGCGACCCGCTGCTCGACTACCGCCACGTCATCATGCTGATGCGGCTGCCCGACTGA
- the gnd gene encoding phosphogluconate dehydrogenase (NAD(+)-dependent, decarboxylating), with the protein MTSLGLVGLGRMGGNMRERWRGAGLQVIGYDLNQELSDATDPADLVARLDAPRVIWLMLPVQHIDAMLAQVVPLLSAGDVVVDGGNSKYTDDQRRAGVCAEHGVAFVDCGVSGGVWGRTNGYALMVGGEAAVVERLTPYFQALKPAGDFGFVHAGPVGAGHFAKMVHNGIEYAMMEAYAEGWELLATADLVTDVPAVFRSWREGSVVKSWLLDLLDNALEDDPDLSDVRGYAEDSGEGRWTVEAAIELGVPTPAISASLYTRFISRQTDSPAMKMIAALRNQFGGHAVLPEDD; encoded by the coding sequence ATGACATCCCTGGGACTGGTGGGTCTGGGCCGGATGGGCGGCAACATGCGGGAGCGCTGGCGGGGGGCCGGCCTGCAGGTCATCGGCTACGACCTGAACCAGGAGCTCAGCGACGCCACCGATCCGGCCGATCTGGTGGCCCGGCTCGATGCGCCGCGGGTGATCTGGCTGATGCTGCCGGTGCAGCACATCGACGCGATGCTGGCGCAGGTCGTCCCGCTGCTGTCCGCGGGCGATGTCGTGGTCGACGGCGGCAACTCGAAGTACACCGACGACCAACGCCGGGCGGGCGTCTGTGCCGAGCACGGGGTGGCCTTCGTCGACTGTGGCGTGTCCGGCGGGGTGTGGGGCCGCACCAACGGCTACGCCCTGATGGTCGGCGGTGAGGCCGCCGTGGTGGAGCGGCTGACGCCGTACTTCCAGGCACTGAAGCCGGCCGGCGACTTCGGCTTCGTGCACGCCGGCCCGGTGGGCGCCGGGCACTTCGCCAAGATGGTCCACAACGGCATCGAGTACGCCATGATGGAGGCGTACGCCGAGGGCTGGGAACTGTTGGCGACCGCCGACCTGGTGACCGACGTCCCGGCCGTCTTCCGGTCCTGGCGCGAGGGTTCGGTGGTGAAGTCATGGCTGCTCGACCTGCTCGACAACGCGCTCGAGGACGACCCGGACCTGTCCGATGTCCGCGGCTATGCGGAGGACTCCGGCGAGGGCCGATGGACCGTCGAGGCGGCGATCGAGCTCGGCGTACCGACCCCGGCGATCAGCGCCTCGCTCTACACCCGGTTCATCTCCCGGCAGACCGATTCGCCGGCGATGAAGATGATCGCCGCGCTGCGCAACCAGTTCGGCGGGCATGCCGTGCTGCCCGAGGACGACTGA
- the recF gene encoding DNA replication/repair protein RecF (All proteins in this family for which functions are known are DNA-binding proteins that assist the filamentation of RecA onto DNA for the initiation of recombination or recombinational repair.), protein MYVDHLTLADFRSYAYVDVDLAPGVVTFVGANGQGKTNLVEAVDYLATLGSHRVSADLPLVRHGTERATIKARVRAGRADDRALVLEIDIHPGRANRARLNRAPLSRPRELLGILRTVVFSPEDLAIVKGDPAARRQFLDALVATRWPRMAGVRHDYDKVLRQRNSLLKTMSGRGGRVADPYADDTLRIWDEQLATVGAEVLSARLDTLAALMPHTARAYADIAPANNVATARYRSSLDPDGPADPDGAPGTDREELRAALLARMAERRGEEIARGVSLVGPHRDDIELFLGELPAKGYASHGESWSYALALKLGGFQLLRADGIEPVLILDDVFAELDATRRDRLAGGVLGADQVLVTAAVAEDLPAALAGQRFRVAAGEVLPDAA, encoded by the coding sequence GTGTACGTCGACCACCTCACGCTGGCCGACTTCCGGTCGTACGCGTACGTCGACGTGGACCTGGCGCCGGGGGTGGTGACCTTCGTCGGGGCGAACGGCCAGGGCAAGACCAACCTGGTGGAGGCGGTGGACTACCTGGCCACCCTCGGCTCCCACCGGGTCTCCGCCGACCTGCCGCTGGTGCGGCACGGCACCGAGCGGGCGACGATCAAGGCCCGGGTCCGGGCCGGACGTGCGGACGACCGGGCACTGGTGCTGGAGATCGACATCCATCCCGGCCGGGCCAACCGGGCCCGGCTCAACCGGGCACCGCTGTCGCGGCCCCGCGAGCTGCTCGGCATCCTGCGCACGGTGGTCTTCTCCCCCGAGGACCTGGCCATCGTCAAGGGCGACCCGGCCGCCCGTCGGCAGTTCCTCGACGCCCTGGTGGCGACTCGGTGGCCCCGGATGGCCGGCGTGCGCCACGACTACGACAAGGTGCTGCGCCAGCGCAACAGCCTGCTGAAGACGATGTCCGGCCGGGGCGGGCGGGTCGCCGACCCGTACGCCGACGACACGCTGCGGATCTGGGACGAGCAGCTGGCCACTGTCGGGGCCGAGGTGCTCTCCGCCCGCCTGGACACCCTCGCCGCATTGATGCCGCACACCGCGCGGGCGTACGCCGACATCGCGCCGGCCAACAACGTGGCGACCGCGCGCTACCGCAGCTCGTTGGACCCGGACGGGCCGGCGGACCCGGACGGTGCGCCCGGGACCGACCGCGAGGAGCTGCGGGCCGCGCTGCTGGCCCGGATGGCCGAACGCCGCGGTGAGGAGATCGCCCGGGGGGTGTCGCTGGTCGGGCCGCACCGCGACGACATCGAGCTGTTCCTCGGCGAGCTGCCGGCCAAGGGCTATGCCAGCCACGGGGAGTCCTGGTCGTACGCCCTGGCGCTGAAGCTGGGCGGTTTCCAGCTGCTGCGGGCCGACGGGATCGAGCCGGTGCTGATCCTCGACGACGTCTTCGCCGAACTGGACGCCACCCGCCGGGACCGGCTCGCCGGCGGCGTGCTCGGCGCCGACCAGGTGCTGGTCACCGCCGCCGTCGCCGAGGATCTGCCGGCCGCCCTGGCCGGCCAGCGGTTCCGGGTCGCCGCCGGGGAGGTGCTCCCCGATGCCGCCTGA
- a CDS encoding DUF721 domain-containing protein has translation MPPDPDRPDEPLSDTPEPEPGAATPGPPEDPEPAPDTPDPDGLELARRIARQVNAGTPAPQRPPRRKRRRPIEPMSSGARPDDRDPQPIGDVLRRMVEDRGWRTDFDVHALIARWPELIGPSNAAHCRPEAYEDGVLTVRTSSTAWAVQMRSMAPAVVARLNEQLGSEVVRRILVKGPDAPSWSHGRLRVRGRGPRDTYG, from the coding sequence ATGCCGCCTGACCCGGATCGGCCGGACGAGCCGCTGTCCGACACGCCGGAGCCGGAGCCCGGCGCGGCGACGCCCGGCCCGCCCGAGGACCCCGAGCCCGCCCCGGACACCCCCGATCCGGACGGTCTCGAGTTGGCCCGGCGGATCGCCCGGCAGGTGAACGCCGGGACCCCCGCACCGCAGCGTCCACCGCGGCGGAAGCGCCGCCGGCCGATCGAGCCGATGTCATCGGGGGCCCGCCCGGACGACCGGGACCCGCAGCCGATCGGTGATGTGCTGCGCCGGATGGTGGAGGACCGCGGCTGGCGCACCGACTTCGACGTGCACGCCCTGATTGCCCGCTGGCCGGAGCTGATCGGCCCGTCCAACGCGGCGCACTGCCGGCCCGAGGCGTACGAGGACGGGGTGCTCACCGTCCGCACCTCGTCGACCGCGTGGGCGGTGCAGATGCGCTCGATGGCGCCGGCCGTGGTCGCCCGGCTCAACGAGCAGCTCGGCTCCGAGGTGGTCCGCCGGATCCTGGTCAAGGGGCCGGACGCCCCGTCGTGGAGCCACGGCCGGCTGCGGGTGCGTGGTCGCGGCCCTCGCGACACGTACGGTTGA
- the gyrB gene encoding DNA topoisomerase (ATP-hydrolyzing) subunit B, with translation MTEAEQSTHVAPDTYDASSISVLEGLEAVRKRPGMYIGSTGERGLHHLVYEVVDNSVDEALAGYCDTIRIELLPGNGVRVVDNGRGIPVGIHPKEGISALTVALTMLHAGGKFGTGGYKVSGGLHGVGVSVVNALSERLIVDVNTDGFHWRQGFHLGTPDGPLQQLEPADDTGTTVTFYASDDIFETTEYSYDTLATRFREMAFLNKGLAITIIDLRPSGERDADGADLDQAAAPGAAKPGRGPRTDTFLYDDGLIDYVKYLTGSKETVHSSVIAVETHDPEHGMGLEVAMQWNQSYTESVHTFANTINTTEGGTHEEGFRSALTNTVNKWGETWGLIKKREDRVSGDDIREGLTAVISIKIGEPQFEGQTKTKLGNTEARSFVQKVVNEKLGDWFEQNPSEGKDIVRKAQAAASARIAARKARDLARNRKSLLGGGSLPGKLADCSSTNPEECEVFLVEGDSAGGSAKGGRDPRTQAILPLRGKILNVEKARIDKILQNKEVEAIINALGTGVHEEFDVEKLRYHKIVLMADADVDGAHIRTLLLTLLFRFMKPLIAAGHVYLAQPPLFRLRWTNAPHELAYTDEERDRLREAGLAAGKKLPNINPIQRYKGLGEMDPEDLWTTTMDPENRILLQVTLEDAAAADAMFTILMGEDVAERRAFIQRNAKDVRYLDI, from the coding sequence GTGACCGAAGCCGAGCAGAGCACCCACGTGGCCCCTGACACGTACGACGCCAGTTCCATCAGTGTCCTGGAGGGCCTGGAGGCGGTTCGCAAGCGACCCGGGATGTACATCGGCTCCACCGGTGAGCGGGGCCTGCACCATCTCGTCTACGAGGTGGTCGACAACTCCGTCGACGAAGCACTGGCCGGCTACTGCGACACGATCCGGATCGAGCTGCTGCCCGGCAACGGGGTCCGGGTGGTCGACAACGGCCGCGGCATCCCGGTCGGCATCCACCCCAAGGAGGGCATCTCGGCCCTCACCGTCGCGCTGACCATGCTGCACGCCGGCGGGAAGTTCGGCACCGGTGGCTACAAGGTCTCCGGCGGCCTGCACGGCGTCGGCGTGTCGGTGGTGAACGCGCTGTCCGAGCGCCTGATCGTCGACGTCAACACGGATGGCTTCCACTGGCGGCAGGGCTTCCACCTGGGCACCCCGGACGGTCCACTGCAGCAGCTGGAACCGGCCGATGACACCGGAACGACGGTCACCTTCTACGCCTCGGACGACATCTTCGAGACCACCGAGTACTCGTACGACACGCTGGCGACCCGGTTCCGGGAGATGGCCTTCCTCAACAAGGGGCTGGCCATCACGATCATCGACCTGCGCCCGAGCGGCGAGCGGGACGCCGACGGTGCCGACCTCGACCAGGCCGCCGCCCCGGGAGCGGCGAAGCCGGGACGGGGGCCGCGGACCGACACCTTCCTCTACGACGACGGCCTGATCGACTACGTCAAGTACCTCACCGGCAGCAAGGAGACCGTCCACTCCAGCGTGATCGCCGTCGAGACCCACGACCCGGAGCACGGCATGGGCCTGGAGGTCGCCATGCAGTGGAACCAGTCCTACACCGAGTCGGTGCACACCTTCGCCAACACCATCAACACCACCGAGGGCGGCACCCACGAGGAGGGCTTCCGCTCCGCGCTGACCAACACGGTCAACAAGTGGGGCGAGACCTGGGGACTGATCAAGAAGCGCGAGGACCGGGTCTCCGGCGACGACATCCGCGAGGGGCTGACCGCGGTGATCTCGATCAAGATCGGTGAGCCGCAGTTCGAGGGCCAGACGAAGACCAAGCTGGGCAACACCGAGGCCCGCTCGTTCGTCCAGAAGGTCGTCAACGAGAAGCTCGGCGACTGGTTCGAGCAGAACCCGTCGGAGGGCAAGGACATCGTCCGCAAGGCCCAGGCGGCCGCGTCGGCGCGGATCGCGGCCCGCAAGGCCCGGGATCTGGCCCGCAACCGCAAGAGCCTGCTCGGCGGCGGCTCGCTGCCCGGCAAGCTGGCCGACTGCTCGTCGACCAACCCCGAGGAGTGTGAGGTCTTCCTGGTTGAGGGCGACTCCGCCGGCGGCTCCGCCAAGGGCGGCCGCGACCCGCGCACCCAGGCGATCCTGCCGTTGCGCGGCAAGATCCTCAACGTCGAGAAGGCCCGGATCGACAAGATCCTCCAGAACAAGGAGGTCGAGGCGATCATCAACGCCCTCGGCACCGGGGTGCACGAGGAATTCGACGTCGAGAAGCTGCGGTATCACAAGATCGTGCTGATGGCCGACGCCGACGTCGACGGCGCGCACATCCGTACGTTGCTGCTGACCCTGTTGTTCCGGTTCATGAAGCCGCTGATCGCCGCCGGGCACGTCTACCTGGCCCAGCCGCCGCTGTTCCGGCTGCGCTGGACCAACGCCCCGCACGAGCTGGCCTACACCGACGAGGAGCGCGACCGGCTGCGCGAGGCGGGTCTGGCGGCCGGCAAGAAGCTGCCGAACATCAACCCGATCCAGCGGTACAAGGGTCTGGGCGAGATGGACCCGGAGGACCTGTGGACCACCACGATGGACCCGGAGAACCGGATCCTGCTCCAGGTGACGCTGGAGGACGCCGCGGCCGCCGATGCGATGTTCACCATCCTGATGGGCGAGGACGTCGCCGAGCGCCGTGCCTTCATCCAGCGCAACGCCAAGGACGTCCGCTACCTCGATATCTGA
- a CDS encoding DUF3566 domain-containing protein: MSDARPDGDVDATVLRSTEEFYGPAGVPESPTPLRRPGQEPADAVSRRTRKATLRLSHVDPWSVMKTSFVFSIAFGIAALILVLITWLVLSVSGVFNLINEQIGALLMSPGDTQQFRIQDFFGLSKTMGLTILLSVLNVVILTAMSTLMAFLYNTACRLIGGLEVTLAED; this comes from the coding sequence GTGAGTGACGCCCGACCGGACGGCGATGTCGATGCGACCGTGCTGCGGTCCACCGAGGAGTTCTACGGCCCCGCCGGGGTGCCCGAATCGCCCACCCCACTGCGTCGGCCCGGCCAGGAGCCGGCCGACGCGGTGTCCCGCCGGACCCGGAAGGCCACTCTGCGACTCAGCCACGTCGACCCGTGGTCGGTGATGAAGACCTCGTTCGTCTTCTCCATCGCCTTCGGCATCGCGGCGCTGATCCTGGTGCTGATCACCTGGCTGGTGCTGTCGGTCTCCGGCGTGTTCAACCTGATCAACGAGCAGATCGGGGCGCTGCTGATGTCGCCCGGCGACACTCAGCAGTTCCGGATCCAGGACTTCTTCGGGCTGTCCAAGACGATGGGCCTGACCATCCTGCTGTCGGTGCTGAACGTGGTGATCCTGACCGCCATGTCGACGCTGATGGCGTTCCTCTACAACACGGCCTGCCGGCTGATCGGCGGCCTGGAGGTCACCCTCGCCGAGGACTGA
- a CDS encoding FAD-dependent oxidoreductase, translating to MDSVWFATHTASPATDTFEDDAHTDVIVVGAGLTGLATAALLARAGLHVTVLEARRIGAVTTGYTTGKLSVLQGLTLSGIHARHPDEVLRAYVEANREGQAFLARLMDDRGVPYERRVAGTYATTEEGLAHLRVEQKASRIAGLDVQWTDETELPFPVRGALLLPDQVQIHPLRVLDMLHAELATHGGEVVEGVRVTGLDPAAPVTVTTTRGRMRADRVILATGTPILDRSHFTTMVPIRSYATTYRLPGPIPQGMYLSADTPIRSLRTVPVDGHELLMVGGNEHIVGRSASPAAAVADLEAWTREHFPGAERTHAWSAQDYRSADRLPFVGPLPDGGERVFTATGFNKWGLTNAVAAALTLAERILGGSMPWADRLRHQAPSGGETTEDWQVDLHALPDRLPAEGTGVVGLGPGDRPEAVSTVDGTTCRVSAVCTHLGGIVGWNDAERTWDCPWHGSRFAADGSQLEGPAVEDLERLDRE from the coding sequence ATGGACTCGGTCTGGTTCGCCACGCACACCGCCTCCCCCGCCACCGACACCTTCGAGGACGATGCCCACACCGACGTCATCGTCGTCGGGGCCGGCCTCACCGGACTGGCCACCGCGGCCCTGCTGGCCCGCGCGGGTCTGCATGTCACCGTCCTCGAAGCGCGCCGGATCGGGGCGGTGACCACCGGCTACACCACCGGCAAGCTCTCCGTGCTGCAGGGGCTGACCCTGTCCGGCATCCACGCCCGGCACCCCGACGAGGTGTTGCGGGCGTACGTCGAGGCCAACCGCGAGGGGCAGGCGTTCCTGGCCCGGCTGATGGACGACCGCGGCGTCCCGTACGAACGGCGCGTCGCCGGCACGTACGCCACGACGGAGGAAGGGCTGGCCCACCTCCGGGTCGAGCAGAAGGCCTCCCGGATCGCCGGGCTGGACGTGCAGTGGACCGACGAGACCGAGCTGCCCTTCCCGGTGCGTGGCGCCCTCCTGCTGCCCGACCAGGTGCAGATCCATCCGTTGCGGGTGCTCGACATGCTGCACGCCGAGTTGGCGACGCACGGTGGTGAGGTCGTCGAGGGGGTGCGGGTCACCGGCCTCGACCCGGCTGCTCCGGTGACGGTCACCACCACCCGGGGACGGATGCGGGCCGACCGCGTGATCCTTGCGACCGGCACGCCGATCCTGGACCGCAGCCATTTCACGACGATGGTGCCGATCCGGTCGTACGCAACGACCTACCGGCTGCCCGGACCGATCCCGCAGGGCATGTACCTGTCCGCCGACACCCCGATCCGCTCGTTGCGGACCGTGCCGGTCGACGGACACGAGCTGCTGATGGTCGGCGGCAACGAGCACATCGTCGGCCGCTCCGCCTCACCCGCCGCGGCGGTCGCGGACCTCGAGGCGTGGACACGGGAGCACTTCCCGGGAGCCGAACGCACCCATGCCTGGTCGGCGCAGGACTACCGCTCCGCCGATCGGCTCCCGTTCGTCGGGCCGCTGCCCGACGGCGGGGAGCGGGTGTTCACCGCGACCGGCTTCAACAAGTGGGGCCTGACCAACGCCGTCGCGGCCGCCCTGACCCTCGCCGAACGGATCCTCGGCGGCTCGATGCCGTGGGCCGACAGGCTCCGGCACCAGGCACCGTCCGGCGGCGAGACGACCGAGGACTGGCAGGTCGACCTGCACGCCCTCCCCGACCGCCTCCCGGCCGAAGGCACCGGGGTGGTGGGACTGGGCCCGGGCGACCGGCCGGAGGCCGTCTCCACGGTGGACGGGACGACCTGCCGGGTCTCGGCGGTCTGCACGCACCTGGGCGGGATCGTCGGCTGGAACGACGCCGAACGTACGTGGGACTGCCCCTGGCACGGCTCGCGTTTCGCGGCGGACGGATCCCAGCTCGAGGGCCCGGCGGTGGAGGATCTGGAACGGCTCGACCGCGAGTGA